From Amyelois transitella isolate CPQ chromosome 17, ilAmyTran1.1, whole genome shotgun sequence:
AGGCCGTGAGTTAACATCGATGACAGATGCCGTTAACATCGATGTTACGATATTTTTCGTATAGCAATATCGATGTTAAAACAGCGATGTTTTTGCTTTCAACATCGATGATCATCGAACATCGATGTTCATCGAGCATCCCTATTTGcaattgaatattttgatttttttttcatttgtgtTGTGTATTTAGCGGTAATTGGGAACAGAATCCAATATATCGTtctattacaaattatttatacattgtaAATATCGCAAAAACCATTAACCGAAATGACAGGTATGTAAACAAGTCCCATCCAATCCGAGAATAGCCTCAGTGATTTCTTGAGGATCTCATGCCAAACCTTTGtttttagataataaaaacGTTCGTATGGAAACCGATGAAGTCACGGAGGCTCCTAAAGGGGCCGCAAGTAGTGAAAATGGTGAACCAAACAGGGACGATCAAACTGGGACACCGCCGCCGGCCGTCACGCCTCCGCCTACCGAAGAGGAAACTCAAGAAATAATTGTTGTGAACGAGCATACTGAAGAACTTGACTTGAACCATGGAAGGATAGGAAAGATTGAGAACCTTGAGAGACTTAAAAAATTGGAAaggtattttgtttatattttaaatttttaactaaattaaagtatttgaGGCTATGAgaatttctgtatttttatgtgcatgACATGCTTCCTCCAGTCGTTTATTACCTAATTTTCTTCCCTCTCTGGAAAGAAGCCCAGGGTGCATCTTTCACCATTATCATGAATTgattaagtcaggtttttacatgaagaaATTTCTATATTTGATTAAGTATGCCAGATAATGATTCTTATCAACAACATATATttcaaggagagtgtggattGAAAGGTAGGAGTGAGAAGGCGTAGATGAAAGTACcttaatcaaattaagaatgttctggcaaaaggccaggccaagagtacccaaaactgccgagcttgcatgaaaggAGTTTAATCTCTCTGGTCTGGATAGATCTGTATAAAGAAACAGAAGTATGCAGATCTCATGCCAAATGGAaagtgtagtctctgcctaccccttcagcaaaaaggcgtgattttatgtatgtattttaaaactatattaccCATATCTTACAAAATGCAACTGTTATCAAAGTCATTAGACTTTTCCATCAATCTTGTTAAATGAAGatgatacctacttaattatatgATCTATTTGATTTTATCATGAATACAatcaaatgaaataagtagaataacattataaaagtTCTCATCAGCAATATCGTCTCAAACTTTCAGATTATACCTGAGATGGAACCTGATCAAGAAGATCGAAGGTCTGGACTCCCTGACCACCCTGGTGGAGTTGGAGCTGTATGACAATCAGATAGTTGTTATTGAGAATTTGGACAGCCTTGTCAACTTAGAGTAAGTCTCTTTATATTctgtacaaaagaaaaagtacctactttaccATTTGAAGAAAGTAAAGAATGTCATAGTTTATACACAGCTAGGATATGACCCGAAATAACTTAATAAGTACTTTATCCCAAAATTCCCATGGGAGCATTGCTCTGGGGGGCAGCCAGTTAAATGTAAAACTTGAAAGTGAACTTTACCCATAGTACCATGAATCAAAACTAGTATTTTCCATATATCCCactgtatataaattatatattaacaaaaaattatgaaattactGTTAACCATGTCTTTTTTgtgtaatgtttatttaaatggaACACAAATGAATGGCTATTTATTCCCTTATcagctatgaaaataaaaccattCTATTGTGTACTTTCCAGTGCCATTCAGTATTCAATAATGATATAAAAGTCAATTGATATTAGTAATCAACAATATACTTTATTAGCCAAACAGACATTTAACTATGTTCAgtacatattaaaatgtctgttattttatttgtttggctaaaaaacttgggattcttcatgtagataatgggctagcaaccgttcattatttaaatctcaattatatcattaacgCTTATTATCATTCCACTGAACATGAcatatctgtcttttcaaggctgttggagagccaacagtctaccccgcaagagatataataTGTACATGTACTCATACTTTTTGTTGACAACTTGTTTTGCTAATCATAATCAATTATGTCCTAGGCAGTTATGTCTTTGAGCTTCAAGTCTGTTTTGTTACTTCCAGTTATTCATAAATTCCTCCATTTGTGGTAACACTCACCACACTCAAGTAacttagaaacaaaaaaaatattgtctatcacttgacacaatttttttcgttttcaaGTTAAATATCATCAAATCATGCAGATTCAATTAGCCCACaactaatttatatgtttctgttctgaaaattattgttttttttatcttgattGAATAGAGAACCAAATCCAGAAAATCTGATGTAGCAGAGAAACAATAGTCGGAGAAAGCTGGTAGATTCGGCAGTAACTTTGTGACTACTAGGCCACAGAGGTTGTCAGTAcgacaatatatattttatcaggaaaaagtttatatttatcattctATATTCTTTCCAGGATTCTGGACCTGTCATTCAACAGGATCAAAGAGATCACTGGCCTAGAGAAGTTGCTGAACCTCAAGAAGCTGTTCCTGAGCTCTAACAAGATTACTGAGATCAAAAACGTGAACCACTTCCCCAAGCTGGAGATGTTGGAGCTTGGAGACAATCGTATTAGAGTAAGAACGTCTTTCATTGTACACTGTTTGTCAAAAGATCTGTTATCGCCACCTATTGTCGTCGGTAAAACAgtacattttgtaaaacataCTTCTATTTGGTAGTATTAAATGATCAAGATTAGTGAGATCAAAATTGTGAAACACTTCCTGACTCAGAGAAGTTGGGAGACAATAAAATTAGAGTAAGAACATACTTTATCTTATGTATACCTATTTGTCAAAATATGGCGCTTAATGTTAGCGAATGTCGTCGGCAAAACAGCTCATTATGACGACAAAACAGAACAAGATGATTTGCTAATATCCTTATGCTGTCCTTTTTACAGGAAATCAAGAATCTCGAAGGCCTCACAACGCTGAAACAACTATACCtagggaaaaataaaattactaagaTACAAAACTTGGAAGACTTAACGAATCTTGAAATATTAGTATTACAGAGCAACAGGTAAGCACaacaaattcataaaaatagaattaaatataatacgacatttaatttaaaataatatacatgagagagttataaatgtggatgaaatgaaagaggtatgcagggatcgtggcaagtggaaagatgtagtttctgcctaccgctccgggaaagaggcgtaatttaatatatgtcatactttgataaaataaattaggagTAACAGAGAAATTGGCGGTTTTTAAAgcgatattattaatatatttcagaTTTAAACTATCATGTTTCCACAAAACATTGCAGACTTTGTCAGTATTTACATGTGCAAATATCAATCCAGATTTATATGTTTCTGGTTCTTAAATATATTctcatttttaacatacatacatacatatggtcacgtctatgtcccttgggggccaacagtcttgaaaagactgaatggccacgttcagcttaatgatagaattgagattcaaatagtgacaggttgctagcccatcgcctaaaaaagaatcccaagtttgtaagcctatcccttagtcgccttttacgacatccatggcaaagagatggagtggtcctattcttttttgtattggtgccgggatccacacggcactgcctcATTCTCTCAATTTTTCAACAGATTAACAAAGATCGAGAACTTGGAATGCCTGACCAAGTTGGAGCAACTGTACATATCTGAGAACGGTCTAACTGCAATCGAGAATCTGGACAGTCAAGTGCACTTGCAGACTTTAGATCTGGCCAATAACAGGATTACGGCCATTGAAAATGTGAGACATATGGGCGAATTGGAAGAGTTATGGGTAAGtgtattcttattttcataCACAACAGCTTCTCCATGGTAGGCCTATTCTATGGGCTATATTGGCCTCAGTCGTTTCATCTCCCCTTTCTTGCTTTGCTTTAGGTCCGTAATTTTCAAGGGTGGATAAgtgtttaatgaataaaatagagtattcataaatatttcagaatgactggttttaaactttcgcgttcattatactatttagaaataatatttatttatcttggaCGTTTCGAATCTGTTACaaggatcattgtaacatctACTTGAGAATGGTCTTAATAATGGCAAGAATTTGAATAGGCGAGTGCTTTagcatacattacaaaataatgatgtTACATGAAACAATTCAGATAggtttaatttctttataactTTACCCTATTatcttacagctgaacgacaACCAAATAGCCGACTGGTCTTCAGTTGAATACCTGAAGAATAACAAGAAAATCCAGACGATATACCTAGAGAGGAACCCCTTAGCTTCGGATCCCGCCTACCGCAGGAAACTCAAGTTAACGCTGCCATCTCTCACGCAGATCGACGCGACATTGTGTAGATAATTCAAAGTTCTATTCCATTAGTTGACACAGTCGTAGTTTCGTTTTGAAAATCGAAGACGTTGTTCAGCCAGTCAGGTCGGTATGGTAAAATCTTGtttcaaatgtaaaaaaaagtatatagaTTGATTTGTTTTCTTAGTTGCCAGTTTGAagtagtttaaattttttatttcctaaaaTGACACCTGCACAATTTACACTCGATACACATCCAGCCAGTGATGGCAATGGTTGGAATGGGTAATTCAAATTTacgaaagaagaaaaaaaaatggcttcCATAAAATACAATAGGCTGTAAAATTCGAACGTATGGGAACCATTAAATATGTTAAGACAATGTAATTATTCAGGAattacatacgtatgtattgttttgttCCTTATACTGTTCACCAACTGAGTGATATTTATGCCATGTtggaaatattgtttattactgTTGAGTCTATGCCATGCGGGCCATTAGTATTTCCAAATATTTGGAAAAGCGTTTgaatcaacaattttttttaaagttttacacGTTAGTGTCTTCTGataatccatactaatattatgaatgcgaatgtaagtttgtttgtttgttttctcttcatGCGTTATCTTCAGAAgcaatattcttaaaattttgcgtcttataattaaatgtttaaaaaggAGACATAACCTTTATCTACGGTAAAAACTACAATTCCCGTGGAATTCGCGAAAAatctgttttcttttgtaggtggtagCTCCCATATAATTGATGTTGTTcgaatatgtataagtatttagacTACAAGTTACTTTTTCTAAGTTCGGAAATGTTGACTAAACTCTGTCCAAGAATTCATGAAGTAAATATGTACAGTTACTTGTGAAACATAAACAACTTCGCAAGACTAGGTAACTAACATAATAAacaacatttgttttattaatttagtctTATTACAATACCCTGCTTTATgtgttgatattttatatgtaattttagtagttagtaataattagtaactattgttaatattattcatctttattatattgttatattaaatatttattaacatttaattttaacattgttcataatatattttagtaaaataatttataacaaccctatattttgataagagtttgtACACTCAGAATTCTACTATCATTTCAGTATTATAAACGAAATGATAAAAGTATGTAAAGTTTGTACAACaaaagtatacaaaattttaatgtgagTTTTTTGAACTAAAGGTTAAATTGTTAGTTTATATTACAGAATTAGAATGTGGGTTGCGTATAGTAGTTGTACATTAGATGTTTCGTTTGATATTATCGTCGCATATcgagtttttatgtatgttgtttgtaattttatcataatttagaTATATATGTCTTAGGTATGATATGcccatttctttcttttcaaccgctttaaaaaaaaggtggttctcagtttgtcctgtatgtatgtaaattaattaatgcttGGTTAGACCTGGTTTAATACAAATGAAGGGTCAAGTatttgcgtaaaagagtaacagacatccatacatacatactcacaaactttcgcatttataatacatattagtAGGATGATTATATCTGCTTACAATACTTAACTCGTTACAATGaaacaagtaaataaacaattgtgAAATTCTCCCGTTTATGGATCTCGCACGACCGAAACCATTCATATATCACttcatgtattaaaaattgccgtgtggttcccggcgccaatacaaataagtataggaccaccccatctcttttccatggatgtcgtaaaaggcgactaatggatagccttgtaaacttgggattcttctttcaggcgatggcctagcagcctgtcactatttgaacgtcaattttattatagaacataacagctgaacgtggcctatcagtctttcaagactgctggctctgtctaccccacaagggatatagtcgtgattatatgaatgaatgtattgaaaattaaaaactctaaagtttttaaatgccAAATCATATccttctttaaaaatatgaactgGGATACAGGAATTTCAGAACGTCCTTAAAATGCATTTAATCAATGATTAAGTATTATATAGAGAAATATACCTGACTTGTATGATTTAAGTGCCTATTAAAATGTCCAGTACAATGTACACGCCACAGCGGATTTGATAGATTTTGTACCAGTGTTAGTGTTTAGTTCGtatgtagtacatacatatacatatataagcaCTGCAATTGTACGATGGAAAACGAATCTTTCTCTTCTACCCTgttctaaataatattattagtatatatacaaagtagctgtgctcgcgacttcgtccgcgtggaatagtggtttttggcatcattgaagccctcaaggatgaataatattccctGTTTTTTGCgcatttttctattattacttcgcttctaaaagttgcagcgtgatgttatatagcctaaagccttcctcgataaatggtctattccaacacaaaaagatttttttcaattcgaacaagtagtacctgagattagcgcgttcaaacaaacaaactcttcagctttgtaatattagtacagataAAGGAGCGTCGGCGGTccaatcggtaaggtgcccggttaaaatgcgtgtggcgccTTATAATAATATCGCTGACGGGTCAAGTAAGTTACCGACAGATACCCTGGCGCTTAAAGGGTTGACCTATGAGCAATTGCAGTGTTAAATTTTATCTGACCAGTGTAAAATTGGTAGCTATATtcagttattatattttttaatgtattagtGATAAAATAGAACAAGTTTATTGAAGTGTAATGTGGTCATagtgtatgtaacggaataaTAAATCGAATTTGTCAACTAATTGGTATTATTCAAAGACATTGTCTAGCAACGAATATGTGGTATATGAATAACCCCACTTAAGTCATGAAAGGcgaatataaatagaaatcttGGAatggaaccactccatatcgttcccatggatgtcgtaaaaggctactaagggatataatatcggtgagttagtatctcgtcacacaagtttcgaacgcACTtagaggttaactcaatctgtgtaatttgtgtcgtatatatttttttataagcctatcccttagtcgcccattacgacatccatgggaagacagtggttctattctaaagtggcggaaaccacacggcatacatgGCTAgcaactttaaataaaaataaaaattctttgaaTCAACTGTTCTCAGATTGCGCAATGTTGAGAAAGAGAGGCTGCTTCTAAATACCGAAGcaataaaatctattaattTGCCAAGGTTACCTAACCCTACACCAAACTTCCGGTTATACGAGTCGAAGCTGAATCTCAACAGGATGTGCGCAGTTTGTAAAAGTCTATCAAGGGAATATCTTAAAAACTTTGCATTCTCTTAGACGGTGAGCTAGCGGCCTGCCACTGTCGTTTTAATTCCATTCATAAGCCATCCAGCCTCCCAGCCAATAATGGCCTTAATGTTATGGCTCTTTTTACTCTGGGAAGGGATGAAGAGGCGTGATACATAAGTATGTGTTTGTGAACACTGTCCTGATTATTGTGAAcaagcgacccgccccgggtTCGCAcgggtatatacatatattactagctgcgcccgcaacttcgtccgtggaatagttattttgggcttcattgaagccctcaaggatgaattcccccgtttttttcacactttccattatttcttcgctctttatagttgcagcgtgatgttatatagcctaaagccttcctcgataaatggtctattgaacacaaaaataatttttcaattaaaaccagtagttcctgagattagcgcgttcaaacaaataaactcttcagctttataatattagtatagatagaattagaattttcatacaaactttcaccccccatttaagtattttaggggtttatttaaaaaagtatcctTTGTTAGAACGCGGGTTTTTAAGTAATGTCTatctgccaaatttcattcgaatcggtccagcggtttagctgtgaaagcggaacagacagacattcgcgtttataatataagtaaggGATGTTAAAGTAAGGAGAATGTCAGAAATGTAGATATTGTCAGTCATTTGTTTTTCCAGGCAGTCACGGAGTCGTCAGGAGCGCAACTAGCGCAGGCGCTGGTTCCAGAACCGCCCCGTAAGAGAAGCGTGCTCGTCAAACCTAACGTGTAGGtacttgtaaataatatacctattgtatgttataaatatatttagttgtaatttttttttaaagaacttCAGGTTTATGTTCTGAAATTACTATAACTAAAAGAGAACATttaaggataaataaatagtatctAAATGTtactaaatcttttttttcgcGCTGTATGAATAgaagtatttgtttatatcTCTCTTTTGGTCTCGAGGAAccgaaaaaagaagaaattgcttgcgaaataagtagtgcccttgtacaaaatatttacttggTGTAAGTtcttgttgatttttttcttgactttcataaatataggtaaataaaaattcagagCGCGTTTAATATGAGAGAGATtcaatgaataaatttgaCTTTTCGTCAATCTAGACAGTTCCGCTGTGGCTCTGTTagatatgtatctatatacatacatacatatgtatgtacatacatacataaaatcacgcctctttcccggagggataggcagagactacctctttccacttgccacgatctctgttagatatcttaaatttaatgcaaTATTCTATTTAAATACCATGACAAtctaatttgtttttgatacGGATAATAtaggttttattttcagttgaaTTCAATATTTAGATCAGACCAGTCATTTCAAAGGTTTTAGCTTTTAAAGGTTCTATTCATTTCTGCTCAACGGTCGATTTTAGTAAATAAGTTATTCAATGTTCATGTCTGAATTGTGTCCAAGTGTGGCTGTGTGCAGTTGACAACAGAGCTATAATTTGAAGTCGGCTATAAATAAAACCGCACTGAACTTCGCGACAAAGAtgaatcaacaaaataaatgataaaaacatcaagGCCTTGACATTCAGTCGCCGTCAACCGGCGCGGCAGCTCCTACCAAGTTTCTACTTTATTTCCATCATATTTCCATAACAAGTTTTACCCGCAGTCGTTTCTCGTAAACACCGCATTCTTACTAAAATCTCGGTCACAAGCAGACCTTTATAGTTATCTTTTAAAGTGCCATAATGAAGAGTTATATAGAATACAGTTCGAGCACGGATTTTCCAATTGAAAATCTGCCGTATGGAGTGTTTACTTCGCCTAAAAACGTAAGATACTTAACCTTATTTCATTGCctattgtatatttgtttagtgattttattttaactgttgAATTAGTGATTGTCTGAAACTACCTAACTTTATACTATATTGTCTTCTGTCATTTAAAGGAAAaacaactttatattttttaattttatttagtattatttagGTAACTAGGTAGTTACCTAAATAATactaaagtttattttcttgttttgttATCTACGCTTGTATAGTGGGCCACAGAGAaaagtatacctacttacctatgtGACCCAATGTACAAATAACTACTTATTCAGTATACCCGATATTAGCAAAGGTTTTTTCAGTGTCCTGagtttatatgtaatgtattattTCATCAGGCGTACCTACATTATGTGGCCCAGCGGCTTCATGATTTTTAGACACAGGCGACAGGTCTGCCTCTTAAAGCTTTAAACCAAGGAGCTAAGAAACAAAGGAGTTTCTATTTTCACCCTACTGAATATAAATCAACATTTTCAGCAAACAAAACACATCGGCGTTGCGATTGGAGACTCGATATTGGACTTGCATGTCATCTCTCATCTGTTCACGGGGCCGCTGCTCAGAGATAAGCAGAATGTGTTCAAGGTAACATTTCTTATTTGCATACAAAACGAGTAAGTAGgtagattatatgtataggttTGTGTAGCTGCTTTCGAATAGACTAAAGTAAGTTATTAACTAAGTTCTTTCCATAATTGTCGAGCATGATGAAGATATATGATCATATATgatcttgatcaaataaagacgtcctggcaaactgccgagcttgcatgaagaga
This genomic window contains:
- the LOC106143403 gene encoding protein phosphatase 1 regulatory subunit 7, whose translation is MTDNKNVRMETDEVTEAPKGAASSENGEPNRDDQTGTPPPAVTPPPTEEETQEIIVVNEHTEELDLNHGRIGKIENLERLKKLERLYLRWNLIKKIEGLDSLTTLVELELYDNQIVVIENLDSLVNLEILDLSFNRIKEITGLEKLLNLKKLFLSSNKITEIKNVNHFPKLEMLELGDNRIREIKNLEGLTTLKQLYLGKNKITKIQNLEDLTNLEILVLQSNRLTKIENLECLTKLEQLYISENGLTAIENLDSQVHLQTLDLANNRITAIENVRHMGELEELWLNDNQIADWSSVEYLKNNKKIQTIYLERNPLASDPAYRRKLKLTLPSLTQIDATLCR